One part of the Mya arenaria isolate MELC-2E11 chromosome 3, ASM2691426v1 genome encodes these proteins:
- the LOC128228317 gene encoding uncharacterized protein LOC128228317: MAFEQEQNSFYGKKHNTPTPVGKFSEDIIACVEKSTSYSLPSTSGMNQGYSINILNESGGMNARQYQSDVGGELGSVYQPHGSTYNGIINHNNFFQGHSPNKEGLNTQKEMSSGAHIDQGQTQQGEYEHRSYGPEGSNQCSYGTFNGEQSNLLPHSSVQPHAMGYSINMNTACINQDYNHNTCAYTSHTRDVGRMSNNCHRVASASSKSTDYPRAEYLNTQTASPSARNKRQYMSCSPVDSKLQDLTSTNNGSIYVADKSNLSSAQTATSPHESLCGRQATSCSTGERSEAQTTSQERSIYERHSRNPPRKASNNGIVTSRNIKNVAENLGKGYESLALELDIEQIGIDRIKADNNNNMEQQITAMLFMWKNNAGKEATKEVLLGAIQRTKYLSRNIDPIREILR; the protein is encoded by the exons ATGGCGTTTGAACAG GAGCAAAACTCGTTTTacggaaaaaaacacaacacaccGACACCGGTTGGGAAGTTTTCTGAAGATATAATTGCATGTGTTGAAAAGTCGACATCGTACAGTTTGCCATCTACAAGTGGAATGAATCAAGGATAcagtataaacattttaaacgaAAGTGGTGGAATGAATGCACGTCAATACCAAAGTGATGTAGGTGGAGAATTAGGATCTGTTTACCAACCTCATGGAAGTACATATAACGGaattataaatcataataaCTTTTTTCAAGGACATAGTCCAAATAAAGAGGGTTTGAACACACAAAAGGAAATGTCATCTGGTGCACATATCGATCAAGGACAAACACAACAAGGCGAATACGAACATCGCTCGTATGGACCGGAAGGGAGCAATCAGTGTTCATATGGTACATTTAATGGTGAACAAAGCAACTTATTACCACACTCGTCTGTTCAACCACATGCAATGGGATATAGCATAAATATGAACACTGCATGTATAAACCAAGATTATAACCACAATACATGCGCGTATACTTCTCACACTCGGGATGTAGGGAGAATGTCTAACAATTGTCATAGAGTAGCAAGTGCATCGAGTAAGTCTACAGATTATCCGCGTGCAGAATATCTTAACACACAGACAGCTTCTCCAAGTGCAAGGAACAAGCGACAATACATGAGCTGTTCACCAGTAGATAGTAAGCTTCAAGACTTAACTTCTACAAATAACGGATCGATTTATGTGGCTGACAAAAGCAATCTATCATCAGCCCAA ACTGCAACCAGTCCGCATGAGTCTTTATGTGGGCGCCAAGCAACCTCGTGTTCAACAGGAGAGAGAAGTGAAGCTCAGACCACTTCACAAGAAAG GAGCATATATGAAAGACATTCAAGAAACCCTCCAAGAAAAG CTTCAAATAATGGGATAGTTACATCGAGGAATATAAAGAATGTTGCAGAAAATTTGGGAAAGGGCTACGAATCTCTGGCTTTAGAACTGGACATTGAACAAATTGGCATTGATAGAATTAAGGcagataacaacaacaacatggaACAGCAAATTACTGCCATGCTTTTTATGTGGAAAAACAATGCGGGAAAAGAAGCAACGAAAGAAGTTTTGCTAGGTGCAATACAACGAACTAAATACCTGTCGAGAAATATAGACCCAATCAGGGAGATACTGCGTTAA
- the LOC128225754 gene encoding probable serine/threonine-protein kinase pats1: MSSMCTDDFEKLSTIGSVSSQGIEITERNSEKPDSMRVASFLEYNAGTQHKEAFVSLWDFAGQFVYYATHQLFFSPRSIYLLVLNLEDDLDRSLEEWYLDLKGKTSIEVKGGVDFWLKSIFTYARGIVPTFPKIILVGTHFDQMQESGDQRYKIAHGYFDKIRTIFQGTPLAYNISKHEFLLSNTDPNDPKIDRLRDEIICIAREYPNWGEKMPAKWIELQQNLEDIRRQGKSIMSLEHLRSIVQRVASPIEDEEQLMLFLRAHHEMGTYIYFSEADHLNKFIILEPQWIVSAFRYLIGAIEFKAKYGPLQKQWVNFIETGRLEYNLAENIWRGDEESHFFENTDIIFLFLEKLDIIARASVISDDGMSSTPLKYYYVPSLLKEAPQKEIMQARNFSGCLNTPVLCFKFKEDFLPPAIFNRIIAICLGKFC, from the exons ATGTCATCTATGTGCACAGACGACTTTGAAAAACTTTCA ACAATTGGAAGTGTGAGCTCACAGggtattgaaataactgaacgAAACTCAGAGAAACCAGATTCTATGAGAGTGGCCAG TTTTCTCGAATACAATGCAGGGACACAACACAAAGAGGCTTTTGTATCGCTCTGGGACTTTGCTGGACAGTTTGTTTATTATGCAACACATCAGCTTTTCTTTAGTCCAAGAAGTATTTACCTTCTTGTTTTGAACCTGGAAGATGATCTCGACAGATCGCTTGAAGAATGGTATCTGGATCTCAAGGGGAAAACTTCGATTGAAGTCAAAG gTGGTGTAGACTTTTGGCTCAAGTCTATATTCACCTATGCAAGAGGGATAGTTCCTACTTTTCCCAAAATTATTCTCGTCGGAACGCATTTTGACCAGATGCAAGAG TCTGGAGACCAAAGATACAAGATTGCCCACGGTTATTTCGACAAAATTCGAACTATTTTTCAAGGTACACCATTGGCATACAACATCAGCAAACACGAGTTTCTTCTTAGCAACACCGATCCAAATGATCCAAAAATCGATCGTCTTCGCGATGAAATTATATGTATTGCCAGAGAGTATCCGAACTGGGGGGAGAAAATGCCGGCGAAATGGATTGAATTACAGCAAAACCTTGAAGATATAAGACGACAAGGAAAGTCGATTATGTCCCTAGAACACTTGCGATCGATTGTTCAAAGAGTTGCGAGTCCAATCGAAGATGAAGAACAATTAATGCTTTTTCTGCGTGCTCATCATGAGATGGGAACGTATATTTACTTCTCGGAAGCCGATCATTTGAACAAATTCATCATTTTGGAACCGCAATGGATTGTGAGCGCATTTCGCTATCTGATTGGTGCAATAGAGTTTAAAGCGAAATATGGTCCTTTACAAAAGCAATGGgtaaattttattgaaacaggTAGACTTGAGTACAATTTGGCCGAAAATATTTGGCGTGGAGATGAAGAAAGccacttttttgaaaatacagaTATCATTTTTCTCTTTCTCGAAAAGTTGGATATCATTGCACGAGCGTCTGTCATTAGTGACGATGGCATGTCTTCTACGCCTTTAAAATACTATTATGTACCAAGTTTGTTGAAAGAGGCTCCACAAAAGGAAATTATGCAGGCTCGAAATTTCTCTGGCTGCTTGAACACACCAGTGTTATGTTTCAAGTTCAAAGAAGATTTTCTCCCACCTGCAATTTTCAACAGGATCATAGCCATTTGCTTGGGAAAGTTCTGCTAG